The following are encoded in a window of Paenibacillus polymyxa genomic DNA:
- the pepT gene encoding peptidase T: MKQELIDRLTTYVQVDTQSDESSHTCPTTPGQLTLGNLLVGELKAIGMTDVTIDDNGYVMATLPSNTDKEVPVIGFLAHLDTATELTGAGVKPQLTENYDGGDITLNASLGVVLSPREFPELTQYKGHTLITTDGTTLLGADNKAGIAEIMTAIHYLIDHPEIQHGKIRVAFTPDEEIGRGPERFDVAAFGAEYAYTVDGGPLGELEYESFNAAAAHITIHGVNVHPGTAKNKMIHAAKIAMELHSRLPANEAPEYTDGYDGFYHLLESTGTAEQAKLYYIIRDFDRESFEKRKAYLTNVVKELQAAYGENRIALELRDQYYNMKEKIEPVKHIVDVAYEAMTKLNIEPIIKPIRGGTDGSQLSYMGLPTPNIFTGGENYHGKFEYVSVDNMVLATKVIVEIAQLFEQRGK; this comes from the coding sequence ATGAAACAGGAACTGATTGACCGCCTGACTACATATGTTCAGGTAGATACCCAATCTGATGAAAGCAGCCACACTTGCCCCACTACACCCGGACAGCTCACATTGGGCAACCTCTTGGTGGGCGAATTGAAAGCCATTGGTATGACAGACGTAACTATTGATGATAATGGTTATGTGATGGCGACCCTTCCTTCCAATACGGATAAAGAGGTTCCCGTCATCGGTTTTCTCGCTCACCTCGATACGGCTACCGAACTGACTGGCGCAGGGGTAAAGCCGCAATTGACGGAAAACTATGATGGGGGCGATATCACGCTGAATGCTTCGCTTGGTGTGGTTCTTTCTCCACGTGAGTTCCCCGAACTGACTCAATATAAAGGCCACACCCTGATCACAACAGATGGTACCACCCTGCTCGGTGCAGACAACAAAGCCGGGATCGCAGAAATCATGACAGCTATCCACTACCTGATTGACCATCCAGAAATTCAACATGGCAAAATTCGCGTTGCCTTTACACCGGACGAAGAGATTGGAAGAGGGCCGGAACGCTTTGATGTAGCCGCTTTTGGCGCTGAATATGCCTATACGGTAGACGGCGGACCGCTCGGAGAACTGGAGTATGAGAGCTTTAACGCCGCAGCCGCCCATATTACCATTCACGGTGTGAACGTGCATCCCGGTACGGCTAAAAACAAAATGATCCACGCTGCCAAAATCGCTATGGAACTGCACAGTCGGTTACCTGCAAACGAAGCCCCAGAATATACAGACGGATATGATGGCTTCTATCATCTCTTGGAGTCTACAGGTACGGCAGAACAAGCTAAGCTATACTATATTATCCGTGATTTTGACCGCGAGAGCTTTGAAAAGCGGAAAGCTTATTTAACAAATGTAGTCAAAGAACTGCAGGCCGCATATGGAGAAAACCGTATTGCGCTGGAATTGAGAGATCAGTATTACAACATGAAAGAGAAAATAGAGCCAGTCAAGCATATCGTCGATGTCGCTTATGAAGCAATGACAAAACTGAATATCGAACCCATTATTAAGCCGATTCGTGGCGGTACAGACGGTTCACAGCTATCCTACATGGGACTGCCTACCCCGAATATTTTTACAGGTGGGGAGAACTACCACGGTAAGTTTGAATACGTGTCGGTGGACAACATGGTACTTGCTACCAAGGTTATTGTGGAAATCGCACAACTATTCGAGCAACGCGGCAAGTGA
- a CDS encoding methyl-accepting chemotaxis protein, with protein MNTIDALIAAIPYIQQIMREKVTLALFDRTHVLMYTQSEGMDLGFETGSELLEDYKDFAMLKNGREPSLTHIPAEILGLPLDMISIPVFDEKGEVIAAFAASYNLTNKNQLDQIVSENLSITEQLIDMVQHVAAHSEELQATSEQILKNTQIAVQNSGKINQVAVFIKEISDQTNLLGLNAAIEAARVGEAGAGFGIVAQEVRKLSVESKKATVDIEGALKDVQNSMRQMEQEIEQIVSSSQEQATLVGSFTEVMERMQKASETMQHLASHLTSYVVK; from the coding sequence TTGAATACAATAGATGCATTAATTGCAGCCATTCCCTACATACAACAGATTATGCGTGAGAAAGTGACCCTTGCTCTCTTCGACCGCACTCATGTCCTTATGTATACCCAATCGGAGGGTATGGACCTCGGCTTTGAAACGGGCTCGGAGCTGCTCGAAGACTATAAAGATTTTGCCATGCTTAAAAATGGACGTGAGCCCAGCCTGACCCACATCCCTGCTGAAATTCTAGGGCTTCCTCTTGATATGATCAGTATTCCTGTATTTGACGAGAAAGGTGAAGTCATCGCAGCATTTGCGGCCTCTTATAATTTGACTAACAAAAATCAACTGGATCAAATCGTATCCGAGAACCTTTCCATCACCGAGCAGCTCATTGATATGGTACAGCATGTGGCGGCTCATTCCGAGGAGCTTCAGGCAACCAGTGAACAGATTTTGAAAAACACCCAAATCGCCGTACAAAACTCGGGTAAAATCAATCAGGTAGCTGTGTTCATCAAGGAAATTTCCGATCAAACCAACCTGCTTGGATTGAATGCAGCGATCGAGGCCGCGCGTGTCGGAGAAGCAGGGGCAGGCTTTGGTATCGTCGCTCAAGAGGTGCGCAAGCTATCCGTAGAATCCAAAAAGGCGACGGTCGATATTGAAGGAGCCCTTAAGGATGTACAGAACTCCATGCGTCAAATGGAGCAGGAAATTGAGCAAATTGTTTCTTCTTCTCAGGAGCAGGCGACTCTGGTAGGCTCTTTCACTGAAGTGATGGAGCGTATGCAAAAGGCGAGTGAAACGATGCAACATCTGGCCAGTCACCTGACTTCGTATGTCGTAAAATAA
- a CDS encoding DNA-binding protein: MEEVLNQREAIYLLSDSHELDKACELFRISYTHNDWDEANKVADYLHTLAENLYHTQLRNAADGKYETLDTKHPLVFYYAYSYLAKSIYYQNMGKYEEARNYIMKYSEMGWFMGLDQSGHEEVERFRFLAKANLFTIELLSGRRELLPEYVQFLHDNDEELLPGLVGIAEAANLNNWNIDDLLNDFADDIKIFEGYEDRANRVYYLKLVNQLAIYHFKKKQYSVALNYVLDSLQFSASVEADADFRTLVALFETYRALATPSQQEQYQTILLRGLHNEKGINLGNYGLGVS, translated from the coding sequence GTGGAAGAGGTCCTGAACCAAAGGGAAGCCATTTATTTGTTGTCGGACAGCCACGAACTCGATAAAGCTTGTGAGTTGTTTAGAATCAGCTACACACATAATGATTGGGATGAAGCGAACAAAGTAGCAGACTATCTGCATACGTTGGCTGAAAACCTGTATCACACCCAACTGAGAAATGCTGCAGACGGCAAGTATGAGACATTGGACACCAAACACCCGCTAGTGTTTTATTATGCTTATAGTTATTTGGCGAAATCTATTTACTATCAGAATATGGGCAAGTATGAGGAAGCCAGAAACTATATTATGAAGTATAGCGAAATGGGTTGGTTTATGGGGCTGGATCAGAGCGGTCACGAAGAAGTAGAGAGATTCCGTTTCCTCGCCAAGGCCAATTTATTTACGATTGAATTACTTTCGGGGAGAAGGGAACTTTTGCCTGAGTACGTTCAATTTCTTCACGACAATGACGAGGAGCTACTTCCAGGATTGGTTGGTATTGCCGAAGCAGCTAACCTGAATAATTGGAATATAGACGACCTGCTGAACGATTTTGCCGATGATATTAAGATATTTGAAGGTTATGAAGATAGAGCAAACCGCGTATATTATTTAAAACTGGTCAACCAATTGGCCATTTACCATTTCAAGAAGAAGCAGTACTCCGTTGCCTTAAATTATGTCCTTGATTCTCTGCAATTCTCTGCCAGTGTAGAAGCGGATGCTGATTTCAGGACACTGGTTGCTCTGTTTGAGACTTATCGAGCTTTGGCAACACCATCACAGCAAGAGCAATACCAAACCATTTTATTAAGGGGGCTTCATAATGAAAAAGGCATTAATCTCGGTAATTATGGTCTTGGCGTTTCTTAG
- the hxlA gene encoding 3-hexulose-6-phosphate synthase, which translates to MELQLALDLVDIPQGIALVKEVESYIDIVEIGTPIVINEGLHAVKAMKEAFPNLKVLADLKVMDAGGYEVLKASEAGADIVTILAVAEDATIKGAVEEAKKQGGKKILVDMIGVKNLEQRAKEIDALGVDYICVHTGYDLQAEGQSPFEALQTVKKVVKNSKTAVAGGIKLSTLAEVVKAQPDLVIVGGGITGEDDKKAVASQMQQLIKQG; encoded by the coding sequence ATGGAACTTCAATTGGCTTTAGACTTAGTAGATATCCCGCAAGGGATTGCATTGGTAAAAGAAGTAGAGTCGTATATTGATATCGTAGAGATCGGTACGCCGATTGTCATCAATGAAGGACTTCATGCAGTAAAAGCAATGAAAGAAGCATTCCCTAATCTGAAAGTGCTGGCTGACCTGAAGGTTATGGATGCAGGGGGCTATGAAGTGCTAAAAGCTTCCGAGGCTGGTGCAGATATCGTTACGATTTTGGCTGTAGCTGAAGATGCAACAATCAAAGGCGCAGTAGAAGAAGCGAAAAAACAAGGCGGCAAAAAAATCCTGGTGGATATGATCGGTGTTAAAAACCTGGAGCAACGTGCGAAAGAAATCGACGCTCTGGGCGTTGACTACATCTGTGTGCATACAGGCTACGATCTGCAAGCTGAAGGACAAAGCCCGTTCGAAGCACTGCAAACCGTCAAAAAAGTCGTGAAAAACTCCAAAACTGCTGTGGCTGGCGGTATTAAGCTGAGCACATTGGCTGAAGTCGTAAAGGCTCAACCGGATCTGGTTATCGTCGGCGGTGGTATCACTGGCGAGGACGACAAAAAGGCTGTAGCTTCCCAAATGCAACAGCTCATCAAACAAGGTTAA
- the hxlB gene encoding 6-phospho-3-hexuloisomerase, whose protein sequence is METSQYLSEVLKELQLVPQLISDTESEQLIHSIAVANKVFVAGAGRSGFMIRSLAMRLMHMGIQAYVVGETVTPGLGEGDLLIIGSGSGETKSLISMAEKAKKLGASLALLTTSPGSTIGKLADIIVKLPGAAKDPSNKDYQTIQPMGSLFEQTLLLYGDALVLRTMDLRKLTSKSMFGQHANLE, encoded by the coding sequence ATGGAAACCTCTCAATATTTATCTGAGGTACTCAAGGAGCTACAATTGGTTCCACAATTGATCAGTGATACGGAATCGGAACAGCTGATCCATTCCATCGCCGTTGCCAATAAGGTATTCGTGGCAGGTGCGGGCCGCTCAGGGTTCATGATTCGCTCGCTGGCAATGCGGCTGATGCATATGGGAATTCAAGCTTACGTAGTCGGGGAAACCGTAACTCCCGGTTTGGGCGAGGGCGACCTGCTCATTATCGGTTCAGGCTCTGGTGAAACCAAAAGCCTGATCTCCATGGCAGAAAAAGCAAAGAAACTCGGAGCCTCTCTGGCGCTACTAACCACTTCTCCCGGTTCCACCATTGGCAAACTGGCCGATATCATCGTCAAGCTGCCTGGTGCGGCCAAGGACCCGTCCAACAAGGACTACCAGACGATCCAGCCCATGGGCTCATTGTTTGAGCAAACCCTGCTGTTGTACGGTGACGCATTGGTACTCAGAACGATGGATCTGCGCAAGCTGACCTCCAAATCTATGTTTGGTCAACACGCCAATTTGGAATAA
- a CDS encoding endo-1,4-beta-xylanase, giving the protein MRSCWVKPFCLVLAGALLLSPVGWWGASVVKAAPSIEHSPPVSDMVLSAGSIHKTIGTYGFEQGNSDGWKPRGTYTQIASVTEAAYGGTHSLKATARTAAWNGAELDVKSLLQPDVEYEISGYVKLDGHSAVPSMVKLTVEQQPTGGTTTWKTVAQTETADTSWIKLQGKYTFTGGMDALKLYVESSNPAQAYYVDEIEITQVSKTPPEPANGIVSGFEDGTAQGWVSRMGAETVQVSDADARSGSYSLLTTGRQKTYAGPKLDVTATMQKGSRYTVSAWVKLAPGEQPAKVRLSVQRDHQGDSAYETVVGDTATTTGGWMHLSGMYTLAHDADTVSMYLETAEGTSSFYMDDFELSLVPPLAIEKDIPSLHGLYGGQFSIGTAIEAFQTEGAYGELVQKHFNSVVAGNAMKPISLQPSEGQFHWEEADQIVQFARQHGLEIRFHTLVWHNQTGDWMFKDKNGQPMTPTAENKKLLLDRLETHIRAVAARYKNVITDWDVVNEVIDPDQPDGMRRSKWYQITGTDYIEKAFRVTREVTGPNARLFINDYNTHEPKKRDFLYNLVRDLLAKGVPIDGVGHQSHIRLEFPAISEIEQSIEKFASLGLDNQITELDMGLYSNDTDRYETIPESMLIRQAHRYRALFDMFSRQQNHISNVTIWGTDDGNTWLSTFPIARLDKPLLFDERLKAKYAYWALADPSKVPPLPAGNNE; this is encoded by the coding sequence TTGCGGTCATGTTGGGTTAAGCCTTTTTGTCTGGTACTGGCTGGAGCGCTGTTGTTATCGCCTGTCGGTTGGTGGGGAGCGTCTGTAGTGAAGGCAGCTCCGTCTATAGAACATTCCCCGCCCGTTTCGGATATGGTGCTATCGGCGGGTAGTATCCATAAGACCATTGGAACGTACGGATTTGAGCAAGGAAACAGCGACGGCTGGAAGCCGCGAGGAACTTATACCCAAATTGCATCCGTCACGGAAGCAGCATATGGCGGCACGCACAGTCTGAAGGCAACCGCTCGTACAGCGGCTTGGAACGGGGCGGAGCTGGATGTGAAGTCGCTGTTGCAGCCGGATGTGGAGTATGAAATTAGTGGCTATGTGAAGCTGGATGGTCATTCTGCGGTTCCGAGCATGGTTAAACTTACAGTGGAGCAGCAGCCCACAGGCGGGACTACGACATGGAAGACGGTAGCGCAGACGGAGACGGCGGATACATCGTGGATCAAACTTCAGGGGAAATATACTTTTACCGGGGGAATGGATGCATTGAAGCTGTATGTGGAAAGCTCGAATCCCGCACAGGCCTACTATGTGGATGAGATAGAAATAACACAGGTATCGAAGACGCCACCGGAGCCGGCCAATGGTATCGTATCCGGGTTTGAAGATGGTACGGCTCAAGGATGGGTGTCCCGTATGGGTGCCGAGACCGTGCAGGTTTCGGACGCCGATGCACGAAGCGGCTCATACAGTCTGCTGACAACAGGCAGACAAAAGACATATGCCGGACCCAAGCTGGATGTGACTGCTACGATGCAAAAGGGCAGCCGATATACGGTCAGTGCCTGGGTGAAGCTGGCGCCGGGTGAGCAGCCTGCCAAGGTGAGGCTCAGCGTACAGCGTGATCATCAAGGGGATAGTGCGTATGAAACTGTTGTAGGCGACACGGCTACTACGACAGGGGGATGGATGCATTTGTCTGGTATGTATACGCTTGCGCATGATGCAGACACTGTTTCTATGTATTTGGAAACGGCAGAAGGAACGTCTTCCTTTTATATGGATGATTTCGAGCTGTCACTTGTACCACCGCTGGCTATTGAAAAGGACATTCCTTCTTTGCATGGATTATATGGGGGACAGTTTAGCATTGGCACGGCGATTGAAGCTTTCCAGACCGAAGGGGCTTACGGAGAGTTGGTACAGAAGCATTTTAACAGCGTCGTTGCAGGGAATGCGATGAAGCCGATCTCCTTACAACCGTCCGAGGGACAGTTCCATTGGGAGGAAGCAGACCAAATTGTGCAGTTTGCTAGACAGCATGGACTGGAAATTCGCTTCCATACTTTGGTGTGGCATAACCAAACTGGGGATTGGATGTTCAAGGATAAGAATGGACAGCCGATGACGCCGACTGCTGAGAATAAAAAGCTTTTGCTGGATCGGCTGGAGACGCATATTCGCGCTGTTGCAGCCCGGTATAAAAATGTCATCACCGATTGGGATGTGGTGAATGAGGTCATTGATCCTGATCAGCCGGACGGCATGCGCCGCAGCAAATGGTATCAGATTACCGGTACTGATTATATTGAAAAAGCATTCCGTGTCACGAGGGAAGTGACGGGCCCGAACGCACGGCTATTCATTAACGATTACAACACGCATGAGCCGAAGAAACGGGATTTTCTGTACAATTTGGTACGTGATCTGCTCGCTAAAGGTGTACCGATTGACGGGGTAGGCCACCAATCGCATATCCGCCTGGAGTTTCCCGCTATTAGCGAGATTGAGCAGTCCATAGAGAAGTTTGCTTCGCTTGGTCTGGATAATCAAATTACCGAGCTGGATATGGGTCTTTATTCCAATGACACAGATCGCTATGAAACGATTCCAGAATCTATGCTCATCCGGCAGGCTCACCGCTATCGGGCGCTGTTCGATATGTTTTCAAGGCAGCAGAATCATATCAGCAATGTGACGATTTGGGGTACGGATGATGGAAATACGTGGCTCAGCACGTTTCCGATAGCCCGGTTGGATAAGCCGCTACTATTCGACGAACGGTTAAAGGCCAAATATGCCTATTGGGCACTTGCTGATCCGTCCAAAGTTCCGCCGTTGCCAGCAGGGAATAACGAATAA
- a CDS encoding carbohydrate ABC transporter permease encodes MGKGKAVHGRFRAPSDRIFDACNIVFMLCLMVFTLYPFLNTLAVSLNEANDSIRGGIYLWPREFTWSNYEFVFKEATIFHATLISVLRTVVGTVTSVFCCAMVAYTISRPEYVLRKFVSIAFILTMYFSGGLIPNFLLIRELGMLGTFWVYVVPGLIGVFNVIVIRSFIEGLPEGILESARIDGAGEFATFMRIVLPLCVPVLATVSLFTAVAQWNSWFDVFLYNSSYEQWSTLQYELMKILQNSNTSVNGQDYASQFAGSENLAKSVTPTSIRATMTIVASVPIILVYPFLQKYFVKGMTLGGVKG; translated from the coding sequence ATGGGCAAAGGGAAGGCCGTACACGGGCGATTTCGGGCCCCCTCAGATCGAATTTTTGATGCGTGCAATATCGTGTTTATGCTCTGCCTGATGGTGTTCACGCTGTATCCGTTTTTAAATACGCTGGCGGTTTCGTTGAATGAAGCGAATGACTCGATTCGGGGCGGGATTTATTTGTGGCCGCGTGAATTTACGTGGAGTAATTATGAATTTGTGTTCAAGGAAGCGACGATTTTCCATGCTACGCTGATTTCTGTATTACGTACAGTTGTGGGTACAGTGACTTCGGTGTTTTGCTGCGCGATGGTGGCGTATACGATCAGCCGGCCGGAATATGTGCTGCGCAAATTTGTTTCGATTGCTTTTATTTTAACGATGTATTTTAGCGGTGGATTGATTCCGAACTTTCTCCTGATTCGTGAGCTTGGGATGCTGGGGACTTTCTGGGTGTATGTCGTGCCGGGATTGATTGGGGTGTTTAATGTGATTGTCATTCGCTCCTTTATTGAGGGATTGCCGGAAGGGATTTTGGAGTCGGCGCGTATTGACGGGGCTGGGGAGTTTGCCACTTTTATGCGCATCGTTTTGCCGCTGTGTGTTCCCGTACTGGCGACGGTGTCGCTGTTTACAGCGGTGGCACAATGGAATTCCTGGTTCGATGTGTTTTTGTACAATTCATCATATGAGCAATGGAGCACTCTTCAATATGAGCTGATGAAAATACTGCAAAATTCTAACACGTCTGTTAACGGTCAGGACTATGCGAGCCAATTCGCTGGTTCGGAAAATCTGGCGAAGTCGGTCACGCCTACCTCGATTCGGGCCACGATGACGATTGTCGCTTCAGTGCCTATTATTTTAGTGTATCCCTTTTTGCAAAAATACTTTGTGAAGGGTATGACCTTGGGCGGTGTCAAAGGATAG
- a CDS encoding ABC transporter permease yields MGHSSPPPVTISLDHLPPSRRTGFRGFMHKLNQQRALVWMSVPFLIWLFIFKYLPIWGWTIAFQDFKPARKLLDQQWVGLKHFHFLFQDEHFLRVMRNTLAMSFINLVLGFVTAITLAILLNELRQIMFKRVVQTVSYLPHFISWVVAASIISTALSADGGIINEVLMWLGLIKEPILWLGEGSYFWGILGASEVWKNVGWNTIIYLAAMTMIDPSQYEAAEMDGAGRFQRIWHVTLPGLKPVFIILLIMNIGNLLESGFEPQYLLGNGMNVDYSENLDIFVLKYGIQMGNFSLSIAAGMFKTVVSFILLFSANHIAKRLGEERLF; encoded by the coding sequence ATGGGCCACTCGTCACCACCACCTGTCACGATCTCCTTGGATCATTTGCCGCCCTCGCGGCGAACCGGCTTTAGGGGATTTATGCACAAGCTGAATCAGCAACGGGCACTGGTATGGATGTCCGTCCCTTTTTTAATCTGGCTGTTCATCTTCAAGTATTTGCCCATCTGGGGTTGGACGATTGCCTTTCAGGATTTTAAGCCTGCCCGCAAGTTGCTCGATCAGCAATGGGTCGGATTAAAACATTTCCATTTTCTATTTCAGGATGAACACTTTCTGCGGGTCATGCGCAATACGCTGGCGATGAGCTTTATTAATCTGGTGCTGGGCTTTGTCACCGCTATAACATTAGCGATTTTGCTGAATGAGCTTCGTCAGATCATGTTCAAGCGGGTCGTGCAGACGGTCAGCTATCTGCCACATTTTATTTCGTGGGTGGTCGCGGCTAGCATCATCAGTACGGCGCTGTCTGCGGATGGCGGCATCATCAATGAGGTGCTGATGTGGCTGGGGTTGATTAAGGAGCCTATTCTGTGGCTGGGCGAGGGAAGCTATTTTTGGGGCATTCTCGGTGCATCGGAGGTATGGAAAAATGTCGGCTGGAACACCATCATTTATTTGGCCGCGATGACGATGATTGATCCCTCGCAGTATGAGGCAGCCGAGATGGACGGAGCAGGGCGTTTTCAGCGGATTTGGCATGTGACATTACCGGGATTGAAGCCTGTATTTATCATCCTGCTCATTATGAACATTGGCAATTTACTGGAATCCGGCTTTGAGCCGCAATACTTACTGGGCAACGGCATGAACGTGGATTACTCGGAGAATCTGGATATTTTCGTGCTGAAATATGGTATTCAGATGGGTAATTTCTCGCTTTCCATTGCTGCTGGGATGTTCAAAACGGTGGTCAGCTTCATCTTACTGTTTAGCGCCAATCATATTGCGAAGCGGTTAGGGGAGGAGAGATTGTTCTGA
- a CDS encoding ABC transporter substrate-binding protein, whose product MTSKRFGIITLVMVMMASMIAACSGSSGKEPASGDSKEKVTFTYFNATAGRDINTNETRIGKILEDQTGVNWKLEHLVGDSNTKIGTFIASNDYPDVIVPDGTIDKLLDAGAFIPLNDLIDKYGPNIKRVYGPYYNLMKAEDGNIYFLPLSAVVGDYLPAPNLEQGAFWVQRRVLKEAGYPKIKTLDEYLALIRNYAKKHADEGLTGYLALTTQDRFYALTNAPMHLAGYPNDGGTIIDMKTHRATDYGDMEITKRYLKELNQLNVEGLFDKSSFVDNYDQYLAKLTSGKVLGFFDYRWQAGQALNNLQEASKQSGNDDMEYIGLPVVYDQNIKDQYIDPSSFVNNRGIGITVSAKDPVRIIKFFDNLLTDENQILSNWGIKGETYDVDKKGRFYRTEEQIKQTGQDAFRESFGFKYFEYSWPRYGSGSTLPDGNSVGPGRQPEVARMSYTEGDKKLLKVYGVESFSQMFSAPDERPWYPAWSIPIAQGSTAQLFQQKKGDLQRKYFPRLVLSAPEQFDAIWNEYTTEFNKLDVKAYEELITKEVAKKIENPGKK is encoded by the coding sequence ATGACAAGCAAAAGGTTCGGAATCATCACTCTGGTAATGGTTATGATGGCGTCTATGATCGCTGCTTGCTCAGGGAGCTCGGGCAAGGAGCCGGCGTCAGGAGATAGCAAGGAGAAGGTCACATTCACGTATTTTAATGCCACTGCGGGGAGGGACATTAATACCAATGAAACGCGGATCGGCAAAATCCTGGAGGATCAGACGGGGGTAAACTGGAAGCTGGAGCATTTGGTGGGTGATTCCAATACGAAGATCGGTACATTTATTGCCAGTAACGATTACCCGGATGTGATAGTGCCGGATGGCACGATCGATAAGCTGCTGGATGCCGGGGCTTTTATTCCCCTGAATGATTTGATCGACAAATATGGACCAAATATTAAGCGTGTATATGGACCGTACTACAACTTGATGAAGGCGGAGGATGGGAACATTTACTTTCTGCCGCTAAGTGCGGTGGTAGGCGATTATTTACCTGCGCCTAACTTAGAGCAAGGAGCCTTTTGGGTGCAACGCAGGGTATTAAAAGAAGCGGGATATCCAAAAATCAAAACACTTGACGAGTATTTAGCTCTGATTCGTAACTATGCGAAAAAGCATGCAGATGAGGGCTTGACTGGGTACCTAGCGTTAACCACGCAGGATAGGTTTTATGCTCTTACGAACGCGCCGATGCATCTGGCAGGCTATCCGAATGATGGCGGCACGATTATTGATATGAAAACACACCGGGCCACGGATTATGGAGATATGGAAATCACAAAGCGGTATCTGAAAGAGCTAAATCAGCTCAATGTAGAGGGCCTATTTGATAAATCGTCCTTTGTGGACAATTACGATCAATATTTGGCAAAGCTGACCTCGGGTAAGGTGCTGGGCTTTTTCGACTACCGCTGGCAGGCGGGGCAGGCCCTGAATAATCTGCAAGAGGCTTCCAAGCAATCGGGCAATGATGATATGGAGTATATAGGGCTGCCTGTTGTATACGACCAGAATATAAAGGATCAGTACATTGATCCTTCGTCATTCGTTAATAACCGAGGCATAGGAATTACGGTCAGTGCCAAGGATCCGGTGCGTATCATCAAATTTTTTGACAACCTGCTGACGGACGAAAACCAGATATTATCCAACTGGGGAATCAAGGGAGAAACCTATGATGTAGATAAAAAAGGACGCTTTTACCGGACTGAGGAGCAAATTAAGCAGACTGGTCAGGACGCGTTCCGCGAATCATTCGGGTTCAAATATTTTGAATACAGTTGGCCGCGATACGGTAGCGGTTCTACCCTGCCTGACGGCAACTCGGTTGGCCCCGGACGGCAGCCTGAGGTTGCGCGTATGTCCTACACCGAGGGAGATAAAAAGCTACTAAAAGTCTATGGTGTAGAGTCCTTCTCGCAAATGTTTTCCGCACCTGACGAGCGCCCATGGTATCCGGCCTGGAGTATTCCGATTGCTCAAGGCTCAACTGCGCAGCTCTTCCAGCAAAAGAAGGGGGACCTACAGCGCAAATATTTCCCGCGTTTGGTGCTGTCTGCACCGGAGCAGTTTGATGCGATTTGGAATGAATACACCACTGAATTCAACAAGCTGGATGTAAAGGCGTATGAGGAGCTGATCACGAAGGAGGTTGCCAAAAAAATCGAAAATCCCGGTAAAAAGTAA